CGCGCAGCTCGCGGCAGGTCTGGAAGCCGTCCATGCCGGGCATCATGGCGTCCAGCACGACGACGTCGGGCAGCCAGTCGGCCAGCACCTGGATGGCGCGCTCGCCGCTCGTGGCCTCGGTGATGGAGAAGCCGCGCTCGCGCAAGGCGATGCTGGTCAGCAAGAGGTTGACCTCGTCGTCGTCGACGAGGAGGACTCGAGGCTGACCCAGCGATTCGTCGTCGCTCAACGCAACGCTTGCGTTCATGTGGAGGCGTCCAGCAACCGCTTCAAAGCTTGTAACACGATCTCGACCTCGGCGGAAAGCTCCTCGACCCGGGCATCGACGTTTTCCAGCCTGTCCGTGCGAATCTTGGCTTCGATTTCGGCGCAGAGTTGCGACAGTTTCATGGCGCCTATGCTGGCCGACGACGACTTCAGCGTATGCGCGACATGCCGGATGCCGGCCGCGTCGCCGGCGCGCCGCGCATCCTGCAGCTGCGGCAGCAGCCGCGCCGCTGAAGCCTCGAAGGCCGTGATGACGCGCGACAGCAGCTGGTTCTCGCCCTTGGGATCGAGCTCGCGAAGCCGCTCCAGGGCGTCGGCGTCGAGCACTGTCTCCGTGCCCGCCGGCAGCGTCCACGCCCCTGTGGGCGCGCCGCCGCCCCTCGGCGGGCCGTCGGCGGGGCCGGCCGGCTTGGCACTCAGGCGTTTGATCAGCATGGCGAGCAATTGGCTTTGGCGAAACGGTTTGGACAGATAGTCATCGAAGCCCAGCGCCAGGAACCGGTCCTGGTCGCCTCCCAGCGCGTTCGCCGTGACGGCAATCACTGGGGTATGGCTCGGCGTGACGAACTCGAACCGGCCGCCGGACCCGCGGCGGAACCAGCCCAGCGCCTCGACGCCGTCCATGCCGGGCATCTGGATGTCCATCAGCACGAGGTCGAAGTGTGCCTCACACAGCGCGCGCAACCCCTGCATCGCGCCAGCGGCCACACGCACCCTGAGGCCGAGGTGGCGCAGCATCTGGCCGATGACCTCCTGATTGACGGGGTTGTCCTCGATGACCAGCACGCTGCCCGACAGGCGCGGGGAGAGCGGCACGCTGTCGCGGCGCTGCGCCGAGACGCCCAGGATGGCCTGGCGCAGCTCGGCCTTGCGCACCGGCTTGGCGACGAAGCGGTGAAAGCCCGCGAGCTGCGCCGCCCGCACGTCGTCCGGCGACGACACCGACGACAGCAGGATCATCTTCAGGTCCGGGTGGCTGCCGTCGACCTTCAGCGTGCGGCCGAAGGTCACGCCGTCCACACGCGGCATGTGCATGTCGACCAGCGCCAGGTCGTAGTGCGTGTCGAAGACCGTCTTGCCGCGCAGGATGTCGAGCGCCTGCTGGCCGTCCCCGGCCAGGGTCACATCCATGCCCCAGGCGCCCAGCATGTTCTCGAGCACCGTGCGGTTGGTCTCGTGATCCTCGACCACCAGCACGCGCATGCCGGACAACTCGGTGCCGTCGAGCTCGCCGACGGCGCTGTCGCCGATCGCCGGTCGCAACGGCAGGCGGAACAGGAAGTGCGATCCGATGCCCGGCGAGCTCTGCACGGTGATGCTGCCGCCCATCAGCTCGATGAGCTGCCGGGAGATCGCCAGCCCGAGCCCCGTGCCGCCGTAGCGGCGCGACATGCCGCCGTTGGCCTGCGTGAAGGCGCTGAACAGCCGGGGCAGCACCTCCGGATCGATGCCGATGCCGGTGTCGCGCACGCCGAACGCGAGCCAGACCGATCCGGCGGGCGCCTCCTGCGCCACGGGCACCGGGGCGTCGTCCGGGCGCAGCTCGACCACCACCTCGCCGTGCTCGGTGAACTTGATGGCGTTGGCGATCAGGTTGGTGAGCACCTGGCGCAGCCGCAGCGGATCGCCGTGCACGCTCGGCGGCAGCCCCGGTGCCTCGTAGAAGCTCAGCTCCAGGCCCTTCTCGTGCGCCCGCGGCGCCAGCAGCTCCAGCGTGTCCTCGACCACGCTGCGCAGCGAGAAGTCGGTCGGCGCCAGCTCGAGCTTGCCGGCCTCGATCTTCGAGAAGTCGAGGATGTCGTTGATGATCTCCAGCAGCGATTCGCCCGAGCGGTACACCGCCTTCGCGAAGCGGCGCTGCTTGTCGTTCAGCGGCGTGCCCAGCAGCAGCTCGGTCATGCCGAGGATGCCGTTCATCGGCGTGCGGATCTCGTGGCTCATGTTCGCCATGAACTGGCTCTTCGCCAGGCTTGCCGCCTCGGCGTCGTCGCGCGCACGTTCCAGCTCCACCTCGTGCTCGCGGTCGCGCGTCACGTCGGACACCAGGCCGTACACCCGCAGCGTGCCGTCGGGCAGCGTGCGCGTGCGCGAGCGCGAGCGTATCCAGCGCAGGCCCTTGCGCGGATGCTGGATGCGGTAGGTGATGTCGGCCGGCTCGCCGCGCATCTCGAGCTCGCGCCGCTGCGCCAGCAAGGGCACGTCGTCCTCGAGCAGGTGATCGAGGATGGCGCCGTGGCGCCGCTCGAACTGCTCGCGTGAGACGCCGTAGGTGTCGAAGGCGCTGCTGCCGAGAAACTCGAAGTGCGAGCGCTCGGGGTTGCTGACGAACAGCGTGTCCTCCATCGTCTCGGCAAGCTCTGCGTAGCGGGCCAGCGATTCCTCCAGCGGCGCCGGTCCCGCCGCCTCGCGCTGCGCCAGCGCGTCGAGCTGCGCCTTGACCAGCTCCAGCAGGCGGCCGAGCGCGTCCGTGCCGACCTCGAGCGCCGTGCCCTTGAGCGCCAGCATCGCGATCACCTGGCCACCGCGCGACACCGGAAGCGCGAAGCCGGCTTCGCTGCTGCCGGTCACCTCGCCGCTCTTCATCGCCACGCCGAGCGGAAACCGTTCCGGGACCACCAGCGTTTCGTGCGGCGCCTCCGGCGGCTCGTGCAGCGTGATTTCCTGCGCACCCAGCTCGTGGACCAGCTCGTCGCGCACGTCGCGCAAGGCATCGGCCAGCGACGGCGCCTTGCCGATGGTGCGCGTGAGCACCGTGGCGATGTCGAGCATCGCGCCGTCGTCGAGCGCGTGCGACTCGCCCGCGTCGGGAGTCGGCGCGGCGCGGACCTTCAGGTGGAAACGCCGCATCACCAGCGCGCCGATGAGCGCCAGCATCGCGAACGATGCCAGCAGCGCACCTTGCCGTCCGGGCGTGAACAAGGACACGCCGGCGGCGAGCGCAGCGAGCCACAGCGAGACGCGGGACAGGTAAGGCAGCATGGGATGAAGGCTCGGAACAACTCGCCATCGACGCAAGGACACGTCCTTGGCGCAGCGGCGCGGGGACGCAATTCGTCGATTTCGGCGCACCAATGCCGAACTTGAATCGGTCCGCGTCCGCATTCCTCACTTCTACAATCCATGCATGTTCCGCCGCAGTACAGCGCGATGCTGATCCCGCAGTCCGTCGCCTGGGGCATGGCGGCGATCATCATGGCTCTGTTCGCGTGGCTGCTGTCGCGGCAGCGGCGTCTGGCCGGCGAGCTTCGCGACGCGCGAATCCATGCGCGGGCGCTCGGCGACCTGTTCGACGTATGGCAGTGGCGCAGCGACGCCGATCACCATCTCACCCAGCTTCGCCCACCCAACGGCACACCGGCGGGCGCGTGGACGGTGCCGCCCGCGGGCGAGCTGCTGTGGACTCGCTTTCGCGCCGGCGACGAAGCGGCGGTGCGGGCGTGCGTCGGCGCCCATTCCCCGGTGTCGGACCTGCCGGTGCAGGTGCAGCTTCCCGGCGGCAAGCTGGCGCACGGCCAGCTGCGCGGCATCGCGCTGCACGACGGCGAAGGCCGCTTCGCCGGCTACCACGGCACGCTGCGCGTCCTGTCGGCCACGCCGGTGCCTCCGCGGCCGGTGCCGGCCGCGACCCACGCCGACAGCGAGAGCGAGTCCTTCAGCTACACGGTCTCGCACGACCTGCGCGCGCCGATCCGCGTGGTCGAAGGGTTCACCAAGATCCTGAAGGAAGACTACGGCCGCCTGCTCGACCGCATCGGCAACGATCACCTCGACCGCGTGCTCGGTGCGGCCGCGCGCATGAACTGCATGATCGATGCGCTGCTTGCGCTGTCGCAGCTGTCGACGCAGCCGCTCGCGCGGCAGCCGGTCCACCTGTCGCAGCTCGCTGCCTACATCGCCGACGACCTGAGGCGCCAGTCCCCGGAGCGCCGCGTGGCGGTCCACATCGAGCCGGAGATCCACGTCCAGGGCGACCCGACGCTGCTGCGCGTCGCGCTCGAGAACCTGCTCGGCAACGCCTGGAAGTACACGGCGAAGAGCCGCGATCCGCAGATCTGGTTCGGTCGCGACGTGCAGCAGACCGGATGCGTGTTCGCGGTGCGCGACAACGGGGCCGGCTTCGACATGCGCTTCGCCGACCGGCTGTTCGGCGTGTTCCAGCGGCTGCACAGCGCAACGGAGTTCCAGGGCACCGGCATCGGCCTGGCGTCGGTGCGGCGCATCGTTCGGCGCCACGGCGGAGACATCTGGGCCGAGAGCGAAGTCGATCGGGGCGCGACGTTCAGGTTCACGCTGGGCGAGACGTGATCGACTCGCGCTCACCCCGCCCCTCTCCCGCTCGCGAGAGAGAGCAAGGCGGGTCCGCTCAGCCGGCCAGCTTCTCCACCGCCGCCCGCACCGCCAGCCGATAGCCCATCACGCCGAGGCCCACGATGACGCCCTCGGCGATGTCGCTGAGGTAGGAGTGATGGCGGAAGGGCTCGCGCCGGTGCACGTTGCTGATGTGCAGCTCGAAGAACGGGATCGCCACGCCGGCCAGCGCATCGCGAAGCGCGACGCTGGTGTGCGTGTAGGCGCCGGGATTGATGACGATGAAGTCGACCTGCTCGGCGCGGGCGGCATGCACGCGGTCGACCAGGGCGCCCTCGTGGTTGCTCTGGAAGGTGAGCAGCTCCGCGCCCAGCGTCGCGGCCTCGTTGCGTGCCATCGCTTCCACATCGGCCAGCGTGGTGCTGCCGTACACCGCGGGCTCGCGCGTGCCGAGCAGGTTGAGGTTGGGTCCGTTGATCAGGAGGAGTTTCATCGTGGTCGTGCGCCGCCGGCGCTGCGCCTCAGGGTGATCGCGTTGGGAATGGGAACCGACCGGCGCAGCACATCCTCGCCGAGCCACAGCGCGCTGCGATAGGCGCGCGCGGCGACGGTGGCCGGCGGCATCTGCTGGTAGTCGTCGTTGAACACCTCGAAACTGTAGCCGCCGCGGTAGCCGAGCGCATGCAGTCGCAGCACCCATTGCGCGACCTGCTCGCTGTGCACCCCCTCGCCGGGAAAAACCCGAAAGTGCCGCGCGGTGGTGATGCGCTCCTCCACCGAGCGGATCTCCTGCCACATGAAGTCGGCCAGTTGCACGAGATAGATCTTGTCCGGATCGAGCATGTCGAGCTCTTCGATCGCGGTCTGGGTCGCGAAGGCATGGAAGGAGTCGAGGCCGATGCCCAGGTTGGGCATGTCGGCGCGGCAGACGATGTCCCAGGCCTGCGGGAACTCGCTCACCGTGCGGCCCCACGACAGCCCTTCGTAGGCGACCTTGACGCCCAGCGGCAGCGCGAGCATGGCCAGCTTGCGCAGGTCGGCGGCCATCTTCGCCGGATCGTCGCTCGCATGCGTGGAGGTCGACGAGCACGCTAGCAGCACCCTGGAGCCGAGCGCGGCGCACAGCTCCAGCATCGATTTCGCGACGTCCACCTTGTAGTCGTGCAGGTGGCCCGACAGGCCCTCGAAGTCGCGCAGCACCTGGAAGCCCGTCACGCGCAGGCCGCTGGCGCGAACCAGCCTCACCGCGGCATCCACGCCGCCGTCGTGGCCGACGACGTCGCGCGCGCTCAGCATGATCTGCGTGAAGCCGGCGTCGCGCGCGGCGCGCAGCCTGGTCTGCAGCGTGCCGGTCAGCGAGATGGTGTCGATGCCGAAGTCGTCGGTGTTGCCGCCGGGATGCTGCATGGCGATCTCCTATCGTTCGTCGTGCACCAGCTCGAACGCCACGCCGCCGAGGGCCGGCCGCGTCACCGCGCCGCGCGACTCGGTGTGCACGCCGGGCGATTCGACGAACTCGACGCCGCGTGCCCGCAGCTGGGCCACGGCGGCGAGCACGTCGCGCGCGCCGAAGGCCACGCGGTTCAGCATCTCGTCATCCTCGACGTCGAGGATGCCCGGCTCCGGCTCGATGAGCTGCCAGTAGAAGCCGCCGCACGGGCTCTTCAGCACGCGGCCCTTGGGCAGGATGCCGAAGCGCTGGTCGTCGGGCAGCTCGGAGAAGCCGAACAACTCGCGGTAGAACTCGGTCCAGTCCTCGGTGCGGTCGTTGCCGATGTACTGCACCACGCCGAACCAGCCCATCCCGGCAAGCGCGGGGGGCTCTCGCTGCGCGCCCGGGATGGTCACGAAGTCGACGTCCTAGATCGAAAACTCCTGCCAGCGGTCCACGAAATACAGCCGGCTCGCGCCCACGCCATGAATGGCGGGGATGTGCAGCTCCATCGGCTCGACCTGCACCGGAACGCCCCAGGCCCCGCGATCGAGCGCCCGGCGGTACGCAGCGCCTGCGTCGCGCACGCGCAGCGCGACCGCGGAGATCGTGGGCACCTCGTCGGAGGGCACGCCGTGGGCGTTGACGATCACGTTCATCGCACCCTGCCGGTACAGCGTGATCTCGCGCGAGCGGTGCCGCGCGATCGGATGGAAGCCCACCGTCTCCAGCAGCTGCCCCAGTGCCTGCGGCCGGCCGGTGCGGTACTCCACGAACTCGATGCCCGCGAGGCCCAGCGGGTTGGGCAGCTCGCCGATCGCTTCACGGTCTGCAGACATGACATCGCTCCTTGCGTCAATCGATGCGCACCGGCGCGCCGCCGCGCCGGGCCGACTCGACCACCGCGAGCGTCACGCGCAGCGTGCGCGCCGCGTCGGCGGCGCTGACGAGCGGCTCGTCGTGCCCGCGGATCACCGCGCAGAAGTGCGCGAGCTGGCGCGCCAGCGGATCGCCGACGCTGCGGTCGAGCACCTCGATGGCCATCGGCGTGAACCACGAGGGCTCTCCGACGCTGGTGCACAGGCGCATGGTCGGCACGTTCAGCGAGCCGCGGTCGCCGGCGATGATGTAGCAGTCCTCGTCGGCATGGCGGTCGTAGGCGGCGTTCTCGCCGGTTGTCTGCTCCCAGCTGCGCGCGCTGGCCGCGGTGTCGCTGAGCAGGAAGGTGCCGAGCGCGCCGCTGTGGAAGCGCAGGCTGATCGCCGCCGTGTCCTCCACCTCGAAGCCGCGCGCCGCGCTGGAGGCCATCGCCTGCACCTGCGCCACTTCGCCGAGCAGCATGCGCAGGTTGTCGATCTCGTGCACCAGGTTGATGAGGATGGGCCCGCCGCCGCGGCGCGTTCGCCACGGGCCGTCGCGGAAGTAGCCGGCCGGCTTGTGGAAGGTCGCGCTGCCGTTGACTGCGACGATGCGCCCGAGCCGCCCGCTGGAGATCACCGAGCGCGCCGCTTCCAGAATGCGGCTGTGGCGGCGGTGGTGGCCCACGAGCACCGGCACTCGGGTGGCAGCGGCGGCGTCCGCGAGCCGGTGCGCGTCTTCCAGCGTGTCGGCCACGGGCTTTTCCACCAGCACCGGCACGCCGCGCTCTATGCATTGCAGCGCGCCGGGGACGTGCATCGCATTCGGCGTGGCGAGGATCACGCCGTCGGGCCGCAGCGCGCCCAGCATCGTCGGCAGATCGTCGAACAGCGGCACGCCGGCGGCGCGCGCCACGTCGGCCGCGGCGGGCGATGGATCGGTCACGCCGGCCAGCAGGCAGTCGTCGTGGTCGGCGATGCGCTCGATGTGCGCGCGGCCGATGAGGCCGGCGCCCGCCACCGCCAGTCGCAGGGGAGCCCGCCGGGTCATCGCGCCACCACCTGCGGCGCCGCATGCGCGCCGCCCAGGAACAGGCGCTCGATGTTCGGATCGGCGAGCAGTTCGTCGGCGCGCTTGTGCAGCACCAGTCGCCCCGATTCGAGCGCGATCGCCTCGTCGGCCATCTTCAACGCGCTCTTCACGTTCTGCTCGACCATGAGCACGGTCGTGCCGCCGTCCGCGAGCTGGCGCAGAAGACGGAACACGTCGGCCACGACGAGCGGCGACAGGCCGATCGACGGCTCGTCGATCAGGATCACCTTGGGCCGCAGCAGCAGCGCCCGCCCCACCTCGAGCTGCTTCTGCTCGCCGCCCGAGAGCGCCGAGGCCGGGCTGTGCAGCCGTTCCTTCACGCGCGGGAAGCGCTCGAGCACCTCGGGAATGCGCTCGTGCGTGGTCTTCATGCCGAGCGTGATGCCGCCGAGCTCCAGGTTTTCCCACGCCGTGAGCTGGCCGAAGAGATTGCGGCCCTGCGGGACGAAGGCCACGCCGTGCTCGAGCAGCAGCTCCTTGGCGCCGGCGCCGGTGATGTCCTGGCCGTCGAGCCGGATGCGGCCCTGGCGCACCTTGAGCATGCCGAACAGCGTCTTCAGCACCGTCGACTTGCCGGCCCCGTTGGGGCCCAGCAGCAGCGTGATCCTGCCGCGCCTGGCGCGAAAGCTCAGGTTGTTGAGGATCATGAATTCGCCGTAGCCGGCGACGACGTCGTCGAATTCGATGCAGGTGTCTGTCGTCATCTCACTGCCTCGGCAAGGATGGAACCACGCGGGCACAGAGGGCACAGAGGAGATTCATTCCTTCCACCCTGCGTCTGCGTGGCTCTGTGTTCGAAAACAAGACCGCGGAGGACCATCTAGTTCCCCAGGTAGGCATCGAGCACTTGCTTGTTCGACCGGATCTGCGCCGGCGTGCCGACCGCCATCACGCGCCCTTCCACCATCACCATGATCCGCTGGCACAGGTCCATCACGAAGTCCATGTTGTGCTCGATCACCACGAAGCTGCCCTTGCGGCTGCGGTTCAGCTCCTTGAGCAAGGTGCTGATGCCGCCGACCAGGCTGGGGTTGACGCCCGCGCAAGGCTCGTCGAGCAGCACCAGGTCGGGCTCGCTCATGAACGCCATCGCGATGTCGACCAGCTTCTGCTGGCCGTAGCTGAGCTCGCCCGCCTTCTTGTGCGCGACGTGACGGATGCGGAACTGGTCGATCAGCGCATCGGCCTTGGCGCCGAGGCCGGAGTCGTTGGGCGCGAACAGGCGGCTGCCCATCGTGCCCTCGTGCTCCTGCGCCGCGACGATGAGGTTGTCGCGCACGCTCATCTTGCCGAACACCTGCAGCGTCTGGAAGGTGCGCCCCACGCCGCGGCGGTTGAGCTGCAGCGGGGACAGGTTGGTGATGTCCTTGCCGTTGAGCTCCACCGTTCCGGCATCGGCCTTGATCTGGCCGAGCACGCTGTTGAACATGGTCGTCTTGCCGGAACCGTTGGGCCCGATGACGCCGAAGATCTCGCCGGGCATCACCTCGAAGGACACGCCGTCCACCGCCTGGATCGCCCCGTAGGCCTTCTTCAGGCCGGTCACCTTGAGCAAGGGGGCGGTCATGTCGAAGCCCCGGCGGTTCGCGCTGCTGCGGCCGCACGTTCGGCCGAGGCTTCGCGCGCCTGCCTGCGCGCCTGGATGAGATCGGGAATGCTCAGCAGCCCGTCGGGCAGCCAGCGCATCAGCACCACCACCGCGGCGCCGAAGACGAACAGGTACCAGCCCTGTGCGAAGCGCAGCCACTCGGGGAGCAGCACGCCGACCGCGGTGCCGAGCAGCGGGCCGAAGAAGTAGCCCGAGCCGCCGACCACCACCATCAGGTACATCATGATGGAGCTGCCCACCGCGAACGGCGCCGGCTCGATGAACTGGACCAGCGACGCGAACAGCGCGCCGGCCACGCCCGCATACGCCGCGCCGATGGCGAACGACAGCAACGTGTAGGCCTGGATGTGGATGCCCAGGCTCTCGGCGCGGATGGGGTTGTCGCGCAGCGCGGTGAAGGCCTTGCCCCAGGGGGATCGCAGCAGGGCCCACAGCAGCGCGCACAGCACGATCGCGACCGCCAGCACGAAGTAGTAGTAGGCGAGATTGCCTTCCAGGCTCCAGCCCAGAAGATGCGGGCGCGCGATGTTGTTGATGCCGAAGGTGCCGCCGGTCAGCCACTCCTCGTTGCGCATCACCAGCCACAGCGCTGTGTTGAAGCCCAGCGTCGCGAACGCCAGGTAGATCGTCTGCACGCGCAGCGCCGGAAAGCCCAGCGCGAGACCGACGATGAAGCAGCCGATCGCCGCCAGCGGCAGGCCGAGCCAGAAGCTGAAGCCCGCCTTCATCAGGATCGCGACGCAGTAGGCGCCTATGCCGAAGAAGGCGGCATGGCCGAGCGACTTCTGCCCGGCGTAGCCGATGGTGAGATTGAGCCCCATCGTCGCGATGACGAACACCACCCAGGTGCTGAGCAGATACAGCCCGTAGCTCTTCAGGAACGGCGGCAACGCGAGCAGCACGAGAAGCCCGGCGAGGCCCACAAGCAGCGATCTCTTCATACCTTGCGCTCCACTTTCTTGCCCAGCAGACCCTGCGGCTTGAACAGGATCACCAGCATGAAGACGATCAGCGCCACCGCGTCCTTGTAGGCCGGCGAGATGTAGGCGGCGGCGAGGTTCTCGCAGACGCCCACGATCAGCCCGCCGAGCAGCGCGCCGCGCGAGTTGTTGAAGCCGCCGATGATGGCCGCGAAGAAGGCCTTGGTGCCCAGCGACTCGCCCATGTCGAACTTGGCGAGGTAGGTCGGCGTGACCAGCAGCGCCGCGGCACAGGCGAGCAGCGCGTTGATCGCAAAGGTGTAGAAGACCATGCGCGGCACGTCGATGCCCAGCACGGTGGCGCTGTCGGTGTTCTGCGCCACCGCCTGCATCGCTCGCCCGGTGACGGTCTTGGCCAGGAAGGCCTGCGTTCCCAGCACCAGGACCAGGGCGATCAGCAGCGTGCCCATGTCGGCCAGCGTGATGGTCACGCCGGCGATGTTGAACAGCTTGTCGGCGAACAGGCTGGGAAAC
The Piscinibacter sp. XHJ-5 DNA segment above includes these coding regions:
- a CDS encoding branched-chain amino acid ABC transporter permease, producing the protein MTDFLQLFFSGLATGGIYALAALGFTLLWQASGTINFAQGEFVMLPAFLMLAFNMAGAPLLVSFVLTCAIAVAVLGWGFKRGIADPLLKFGLMPIVVATIGLAIAMRNGVRAGYSAEAHPFPSLFADKLFNIAGVTITLADMGTLLIALVLVLGTQAFLAKTVTGRAMQAVAQNTDSATVLGIDVPRMVFYTFAINALLACAAALLVTPTYLAKFDMGESLGTKAFFAAIIGGFNNSRGALLGGLIVGVCENLAAAYISPAYKDAVALIVFMLVILFKPQGLLGKKVERKV
- a CDS encoding sugar phosphate isomerase/epimerase family protein, with protein sequence MQHPGGNTDDFGIDTISLTGTLQTRLRAARDAGFTQIMLSARDVVGHDGGVDAAVRLVRASGLRVTGFQVLRDFEGLSGHLHDYKVDVAKSMLELCAALGSRVLLACSSTSTHASDDPAKMAADLRKLAMLALPLGVKVAYEGLSWGRTVSEFPQAWDIVCRADMPNLGIGLDSFHAFATQTAIEELDMLDPDKIYLVQLADFMWQEIRSVEERITTARHFRVFPGEGVHSEQVAQWVLRLHALGYRGGYSFEVFNDDYQQMPPATVAARAYRSALWLGEDVLRRSVPIPNAITLRRSAGGARPR
- a CDS encoding PAS domain-containing hybrid sensor histidine kinase/response regulator, yielding MLPYLSRVSLWLAALAAGVSLFTPGRQGALLASFAMLALIGALVMRRFHLKVRAAPTPDAGESHALDDGAMLDIATVLTRTIGKAPSLADALRDVRDELVHELGAQEITLHEPPEAPHETLVVPERFPLGVAMKSGEVTGSSEAGFALPVSRGGQVIAMLALKGTALEVGTDALGRLLELVKAQLDALAQREAAGPAPLEESLARYAELAETMEDTLFVSNPERSHFEFLGSSAFDTYGVSREQFERRHGAILDHLLEDDVPLLAQRRELEMRGEPADITYRIQHPRKGLRWIRSRSRTRTLPDGTLRVYGLVSDVTRDREHEVELERARDDAEAASLAKSQFMANMSHEIRTPMNGILGMTELLLGTPLNDKQRRFAKAVYRSGESLLEIINDILDFSKIEAGKLELAPTDFSLRSVVEDTLELLAPRAHEKGLELSFYEAPGLPPSVHGDPLRLRQVLTNLIANAIKFTEHGEVVVELRPDDAPVPVAQEAPAGSVWLAFGVRDTGIGIDPEVLPRLFSAFTQANGGMSRRYGGTGLGLAISRQLIELMGGSITVQSSPGIGSHFLFRLPLRPAIGDSAVGELDGTELSGMRVLVVEDHETNRTVLENMLGAWGMDVTLAGDGQQALDILRGKTVFDTHYDLALVDMHMPRVDGVTFGRTLKVDGSHPDLKMILLSSVSSPDDVRAAQLAGFHRFVAKPVRKAELRQAILGVSAQRRDSVPLSPRLSGSVLVIEDNPVNQEVIGQMLRHLGLRVRVAAGAMQGLRALCEAHFDLVLMDIQMPGMDGVEALGWFRRGSGGRFEFVTPSHTPVIAVTANALGGDQDRFLALGFDDYLSKPFRQSQLLAMLIKRLSAKPAGPADGPPRGGGAPTGAWTLPAGTETVLDADALERLRELDPKGENQLLSRVITAFEASAARLLPQLQDARRAGDAAGIRHVAHTLKSSSASIGAMKLSQLCAEIEAKIRTDRLENVDARVEELSAEVEIVLQALKRLLDAST
- the aroQ gene encoding type II 3-dehydroquinate dehydratase yields the protein MKLLLINGPNLNLLGTREPAVYGSTTLADVEAMARNEAATLGAELLTFQSNHEGALVDRVHAARAEQVDFIVINPGAYTHTSVALRDALAGVAIPFFELHISNVHRREPFRHHSYLSDIAEGVIVGLGVMGYRLAVRAAVEKLAG
- a CDS encoding branched-chain amino acid ABC transporter permease; the protein is MKRSLLVGLAGLLVLLALPPFLKSYGLYLLSTWVVFVIATMGLNLTIGYAGQKSLGHAAFFGIGAYCVAILMKAGFSFWLGLPLAAIGCFIVGLALGFPALRVQTIYLAFATLGFNTALWLVMRNEEWLTGGTFGINNIARPHLLGWSLEGNLAYYYFVLAVAIVLCALLWALLRSPWGKAFTALRDNPIRAESLGIHIQAYTLLSFAIGAAYAGVAGALFASLVQFIEPAPFAVGSSIMMYLMVVVGGSGYFFGPLLGTAVGVLLPEWLRFAQGWYLFVFGAAVVVLMRWLPDGLLSIPDLIQARRQAREASAERAAAAARTAGAST
- a CDS encoding Gfo/Idh/MocA family oxidoreductase, translating into MTRRAPLRLAVAGAGLIGRAHIERIADHDDCLLAGVTDPSPAAADVARAAGVPLFDDLPTMLGALRPDGVILATPNAMHVPGALQCIERGVPVLVEKPVADTLEDAHRLADAAAATRVPVLVGHHRRHSRILEAARSVISSGRLGRIVAVNGSATFHKPAGYFRDGPWRTRRGGGPILINLVHEIDNLRMLLGEVAQVQAMASSAARGFEVEDTAAISLRFHSGALGTFLLSDTAASARSWEQTTGENAAYDRHADEDCYIIAGDRGSLNVPTMRLCTSVGEPSWFTPMAIEVLDRSVGDPLARQLAHFCAVIRGHDEPLVSAADAARTLRVTLAVVESARRGGAPVRID
- a CDS encoding ABC transporter ATP-binding protein, giving the protein MTTDTCIEFDDVVAGYGEFMILNNLSFRARRGRITLLLGPNGAGKSTVLKTLFGMLKVRQGRIRLDGQDITGAGAKELLLEHGVAFVPQGRNLFGQLTAWENLELGGITLGMKTTHERIPEVLERFPRVKERLHSPASALSGGEQKQLEVGRALLLRPKVILIDEPSIGLSPLVVADVFRLLRQLADGGTTVLMVEQNVKSALKMADEAIALESGRLVLHKRADELLADPNIERLFLGGAHAAPQVVAR
- a CDS encoding ATP-binding protein, with translation MHVPPQYSAMLIPQSVAWGMAAIIMALFAWLLSRQRRLAGELRDARIHARALGDLFDVWQWRSDADHHLTQLRPPNGTPAGAWTVPPAGELLWTRFRAGDEAAVRACVGAHSPVSDLPVQVQLPGGKLAHGQLRGIALHDGEGRFAGYHGTLRVLSATPVPPRPVPAATHADSESESFSYTVSHDLRAPIRVVEGFTKILKEDYGRLLDRIGNDHLDRVLGAAARMNCMIDALLALSQLSTQPLARQPVHLSQLAAYIADDLRRQSPERRVAVHIEPEIHVQGDPTLLRVALENLLGNAWKYTAKSRDPQIWFGRDVQQTGCVFAVRDNGAGFDMRFADRLFGVFQRLHSATEFQGTGIGLASVRRIVRRHGGDIWAESEVDRGATFRFTLGET
- a CDS encoding ABC transporter ATP-binding protein; amino-acid sequence: MTAPLLKVTGLKKAYGAIQAVDGVSFEVMPGEIFGVIGPNGSGKTTMFNSVLGQIKADAGTVELNGKDITNLSPLQLNRRGVGRTFQTLQVFGKMSVRDNLIVAAQEHEGTMGSRLFAPNDSGLGAKADALIDQFRIRHVAHKKAGELSYGQQKLVDIAMAFMSEPDLVLLDEPCAGVNPSLVGGISTLLKELNRSRKGSFVVIEHNMDFVMDLCQRIMVMVEGRVMAVGTPAQIRSNKQVLDAYLGN